The Cryptomeria japonica chromosome 6, Sugi_1.0, whole genome shotgun sequence genomic interval ATATAAACCTGCAGTATAAGGCGAAGGCAAATCAGaaaaggaggtataaggagttCCAGATTGGTGACgaggtgatggtccatttgaggaaAGAAAGGTTCCCAATGGGAACATACAATAAACTGAAGATGAAAAAATTTGGTCCTtacaagattttgaagaagcatgATTCAGGGAACACATATGAGGTAGAGTTGTCAGATGGAATTAATATTTCTCCTATGTTCAACATTGCAAACTTAACAAAATATCATGAAGGTGGCATAGAGGAGGAACCAGTGTTAGAACAATGTAATATCCCTGCACCTACTTCAGAGAAGGAGGAGATCAAAGTAATTTTGGATAGCCATGTGGGAAGGACTACTAGAAACAAATAGTATGAGGAATATCTGGTGAAATGGAGGGGAAGACctattgaagattcatcatggctaTCCAAGACAGAGGTTAACCGTTTAGGTTTTCCTCAACCAACTAAGACGTGACAGGGTCACTTTTCAAACAACCCTaggtgtctgatgcaagagcatctggTGGTGTAAGCGCAATCCTCCATCACCccaaaatttatt includes:
- the LOC131876771 gene encoding uncharacterized protein LOC131876771 translates to MDQEKHTSVEAEDFVEHIKNIHEVKKHINNINLQYKAKANQKRRYKEFQIGDEVMVHLRKERFPMGTYNKLKMKKFGPYKILKKHDSGNTYEVELSDGINISPMFNIANLTKYHEGGIEEEPVLEQCNIPAPTSEKEEIKVILDSHVGRTTRNK